A part of Desulfotomaculum sp. genomic DNA contains:
- a CDS encoding sporulation protein YjcZ, which produces MGFGCGTGVGTGCGSSSFIIFLILILLILGSCYLPGCFGSSASS; this is translated from the coding sequence ATGGGTTTCGGCTGTGGTACTGGTGTTGGCACTGGTTGCGGAAGCAGTTCGTTTATTATTTTCCTAATTCTCATTCTGTTAATTCTTGGTTCCTGCTACTTGCCCGGTTGCTTTGGAAGTTCAGCTAGTAGCTAA